The following is a genomic window from Solanum stenotomum isolate F172 chromosome 4, ASM1918654v1, whole genome shotgun sequence.
TGGAAAATAAGATGAAGAGGAAATAGACCTCTATGATCAAGTAGGCAACTTGCAGCGAGTAAAACAAATGCATTTACCAAACCCAatccaaccaaaaaaaaagagagaagaaattaCTGATTTTAGTCAATTCTACTTTTTTGTGgctataaaagaaagaaattcccCTATTGACTTGACGTTGGCGAAATGATCTGGTGGACCCTTGCTTaagtttgtattgtgaacccttctaTTAATTGAAACagtaaagtaattaaaaaattgagatggaggttaatatatattatagagTATACTGCTCCCTCCATTTCAAGAATTACACATTTCTACCTTtagtaagaatttaattttaaaatgctcattttattcctaataaaataaattagggGTCACACAAACAtgtatgatttattttagatcacaaatttcaaattcttttataaatttcgtataaaattcaaactaactcatataaattgaaaagtgGGAGTGCACAATATCACTACATATCTTATCGTCTTTTACTTAAATTGGAAaagataaatttataattacaaatctttaaaaacatTCGATTTATGATggtaacaaaataaattatataagcaACGAAGGAAATTTCTTGAAATCATATTCAAAAATGTCTTTTCATCTAAAATTTGTCATAAAATCAACAATGACagttattttgaaataattttttttcttattaggtaacactattttgaaattgaaggaGTATTTTGAAATTTTCCTTAACAGATTTATTATGGCAAAAAGGATTTGCTCATAAAAAGGAGGAACAAACGGCAAAAGAAGAAATCATTACCAAGAATAGCCCTTTAAAAGTGAGCCAAACAAGGAAATTTCTTGGCTTACAAATAATGAACGGTTTGGGagggaaaaaaaatggaagtaTTGAAAACATCGCAAGTTGaggtaaattattagtttcgtccTTTAACTATTGACAGTCTTAAAAATACCCCTCTGCTTGACTAACTAAATTTAGACACGTCCCTAATATACTCTCGATTTGCCACATGACatagcaagtggtctcaaactcttgtaggagcatgTGACTCATAATAAAAAAccgagagaagtgttgaaaatatTCCTAAACTTGACCAGAATTTAGGATTGTATTTTAATCGGGGGTGAAATTAAGTTCGATTAGTCAAGTAAATGGGTGTTTTTAAGGTTGTAAATAGTTcaaaatgaaactaaaaattacgtcaagtttaggggtgttatcaatatttctcaaaaaaaaaaaaaaccaaaaacacAAGCAAAAGGCATTTACAAGAAActattaacaattaaaaaaaaacaagtgtACATTGATATTTAAGCACATTCTCCTTAAAGTGATCTaccttttgttttcttgttttggCAGTGAAGTTTGGTTATCATTTGTTGAGTTTGGTAAACAAAACAACATAATATAAATTACTCACTTTAACACaatatttctcaagaaaaaaaaagatggatGACATTGAAAAGATCAAAGCTACAAGAGAACTTCTCAAGTGTAGTAtagagaaatcaagaaaattagGAGTTGAAATTAGTGAAAGATGTTGGAGATTAGAGAGTTGTGAACAAAGGCttgattttttatcattttctcttAGAGACTTATCATGTAAATGTACATTATATACGATGAGTACTCATGATGTTGATAGAGTCATTGGTCCTGCTTCTTCTGTTGTTATGATATTTAATGTTATATGTGGATTTGAAAAATCTCTTTCAACTGATGATGTTTCTGATGATGTGTTAGCTTATCTCACAACTGTTAAACGGATGGAAGAAGCACTCTGTTTACTCACCAATAATTGTAAACTAGTCGTGTCTTGGCTTGATACTAGTAGTTGTTGTGATTCATCTTGGTATGTTAGGAAAGTGAACAAGTGTTTGAGTATAGTTAGAGGATTGCAGGGTACTGAGGAGCGTTTTCGTGCTAATGGTGGAGTGTTGATGATCGCGTTAGACAAGGTGGAGATTGAATTCGCGTCTATGTTAAGGGGCATAACACCATTGTCTGTGGCTTTGCCTGATGTTATTCGAAATGTGCAAGGTGTTGTTGAAAGATTGAGTGTGAATGGTCGGGTTGAGAAATGTATGTCTGTCTATGTTGAGGTTCGGAGTTTAAACATGAGGAAAGCTTTAGAAGGGTTCGATTTGGATTACCTGGAGGAGATATCATTGACAGAGTTTGACAGTGTTCTGAGTGTAGAGCATTATATTGATCAATGGGACAAACACTTGGAATTTGTTGTGAAATATTTGTTAGACACAGAACACAGGCTTTGCGTTGAGGTGTTCCGTAAAGCAGCATTTAAGGATAGATGTATGGAGTGCTTTGCAAGAGTTGCAGTCCAATCTGGGATTCATTCTTTCATCAAATTTGGCAACATGATTACGGAAGGTAAGAAAGAAGCAATCAAACTGTTGAAGCTATTGAACATGTTTGGTTCTCTAAACAAACTACGATCCGATTTCAACAGGCTTTTCAGTGGAAGTGCCTGTGGTGAAATCCAAACTCAGACAAGGGATCTGATCAAGAATGTTGTGAATGGGACTTGTGAAATATTTTGGGAACTTTCACTTCAGGTGGAACTGCAGAGGACAACTAGTCCTCCGGTGGATGGTAGTGTTCCGGGGCTGGTTAACTTTGTCGTAGAGTATTGTAATCAGCTGCTTGAGGATGAATATTGGTCTACACTTATCCAAGTTGTGGAGATACATCAAGGTTGGAACCACGAGAGCTTCGAAAAGGGGCTTCTTCTAAATGAAATGCAGAACATAGTAACAGCACTTGGGCTCAATATAGAAACTTGGGCAAAGAGACACGAGGATGCCTCTCTTTCATCTTTCTTCTTGATGAACAACCATTGGTACTTGTGCAAGTACACGAGGGGAACTAAACTAGGTGAGCTAATGGGAAATGAATGGGTTACAGGTCACGAGGAATACATGGAGTACTGCGAGACAATCTATTTGAAAGAGAGCTGGGAGAAACTCCCAGCCCTTTTAAACGAGGAAGGCCTAGTGTTGTTCCCAGGAGGTAGAGCCATTGATCGACAAGTAGTTAAAAAGAAACTCAAGGAATTCACTGAGGCCTTCGATGAAATTTACAAGAAACAATCCAATTGGGAATTGTGTGACAAGGGGCTAAGATGGAGAGTACGCCAACTTGTATTGCACGTTGTCCTTCCTTCTTACAGTAGTTACCTGGAAAAATACGCATCCTCCATAGTATTTGAGGTTACTAGTACTGCAGATCAACGCGTAAAATACACAGCTAAGACCTTGGGAAATATGATCACTTGTCTATTTGAACCAACAGTGGGAAAATATGGCAATAGCACCAAATGCACAGAATTGAGTGACAAGGTAAACAGTAGCTTTGTTACTAATCAACTTTCCTCCACACCAGCAGCAGCATGAATTAGGAAGCTGTCAACAATTACTCGAAAGGTGATTAGTTCATCGATAACTCCTCTTACATAAAGTCGATTAGTTTTCCAACCTTTAATCCTGAACAACTAGCTAGGTAGTTAATTGTACATGGTTTATGCATACACCTATTATCTTTTTAGGAGTATTATACTTCTCTAGGCAAAATTCTAAACTGATGATAATTATATGTTGTGTTATGTAATGTATATAACATTATAAATCCTATAATACTATGTTTTAATGGCTCAATTACATGTTGTGTTCTGTTCTTACTAAGGTATTTGGTCTTTTTAACACAGAAAATTAAGTTGGTATACTCTGTATATTTGGTATGTTAGTTCCAACCACCTTGAAACCTGACCATAacaagtttctttttttaatttaaaaggtAAAGTTTTAGACTAACAACCTATGTTGTTCATGTCCTCCAAAGACGTTCCCTTACTCGTGTTAAATCCTTCAAAAATGCAAGTCGTATCCAGGGGCGGAGCTAGAAGTCTGGATACGAGTTTTGGATGAACCTAATAGTTTTAACTTAAACAAagtatttgtattaaaaaattcattaaGTATATACTCATTGAATTTAATCCACATAGAAAACATTTGTTACCACGCGcgtgaaatttttaaaaattgttgtgAAAAGTATCAAAATGACACAACAAACATCTACTATGGGATTTTAAAAATACGCAAGGTTTATTTGAGGTGCGTAAATGATTTGAATTGGACTCTTGAAAAGTTGTCAAAACAAATAGTAGATTATATGCGGAAAGAAGTTGAAATAAGATCAATTGTATATTGCAAATGAAAATTTGTAACAATTATTATCAAGTTTTCTGGATATTCAGAGCATTCATCTAATCGACATAAAAGTTCGACTCAGATGTATTATTTATGAAAGAGTTACTATCATACCAtatagcttcttcttttttttaagaaaggtAACATTACCATATAGCTTTATTTAGAGTTTAAATCGTACAACAATTTATGAAGCAAATCAGGAATATACTTGTCATAATTCCAACAATATTAAATGAAGATGATATAATTCTATCAAAGAATTGGAGGCGcaaattaatcaaataacaTCAACTAATAATTTAACAAATCTTATCACATTGTACTACCTATTTTGAACCAAGATTCTATCCCATTATATTTTTCTAGTACAATTTTTAATGAAGTAGTTAACAATGTGTATTACTTGatacatgtattattttttcttcatttaagaTTTTATTCCATCAAACTTTTTTCTAGTAAAATTTTAACTCAATATTTACTAATAAACATCCAAGAGAGAGTGTTATAGCTACATTATATTGTGAATATTCATTATACAATTTTTTAGATAAGCTAGCAATTGGTCAAACTTACAATTAAATAGACAACTTGCAAGTAATTTATACACCATCTTctattcttttataaataagaagtcaattcaatttatttgtacatcaaataattctattttttccCTCTCAACATTTTTTACTATATTTCTTGTTGTCttgatattttatctttattttcatcacacaatgttcaaaaaaaaaaaaaaaaaaaaaaggaactcaagattcttttaagaaaaaatgaaatcaatcacaaggaccgaaataaaaatttaatgaataaaaaataagggtaaataaaaaaaaataattaaaaaaaataaaattacaattatcccttccattttttttttccttaaggGTGTTTTGGTAATCAAAATTGCGACCATTATACAAAAAGAGCAGGAAGAGCGATCGAGACTCGAGAGCGGCGGAGAAAAATGGCATCGAACGCAGCAGCACCATTCTGGAGATCAGCAGGGATGACTTACATAACCTACTCAAATCTCTGTGCTAATCTTGTTAGGAATTGCCTTAAGGAACCTTACAAGGCTGAAGCCCTTTCCCGTGAGAAGGTCCATTACTCCATCTCCAAATGGGCTGATGGCAAACCTCAGAAACCCAGTAAGCATTctcaccttttttttcttcattaatgCTGCCCAATAGTATAGATCTTTGTGCTGAAGGGATTTTATTGGGATCTCTGTGTGTGTGAGGTTAGAGTTTTGAGATTTCTTCTTACATTTATATTCATTTGTATTTAATCGTCCTGTTGAGGTCGTAAACAGTGTTTTGTATCTATACTCCCTCGTTAGAATGAGTTATATAATGCAATTGCAGATCGGATAGTTAGGTCAATAATTTCTTAGGTTGTGTTTATGTTTACTATTACTCTTTTATGTGGAAGTTGGACTATGACAAGCAGCGATATCAATATACCCAGTGTAGTGGGATCTAGAGAGGGTGGTGTGTACGCAGCTTCGTTCCTACCTTGTGAGAGGATGGAGAGGTTGTTTTTGATAGACCTTTGTTCAAATAACGCATAGAAAAGATGGTACAACAAGGAAATGTGTATTGAAGAACCATGTAGAAAATATTGGAGAAAACAACAGTAGCAACAATGATAAAATGATAACCGaaacaaaagaaacaagaagtaataataaaattgaagaataaggTAGTAGGGGAGGAATAATGATAATGCTGAGAAGGAAAAATAGACAATGATCAACTAACAAGAATTTCTTATATTCGCTTTTAGCTTTTGAATTGAACGTTCAGAGTCCTCTAGTTTCTGTGAAGGGTGATGATAGCATGTCATTGAGACACACTTTCATCTTGCCTTTATTTCCACAAGGATACAGATAGTCTCCTTTGTTGTAATAAGATTACAAATGGATACCTTTATCTTCATGCGGATATAGATCCATGATTTTTCCAAACTATCTGCAAGGTCATGTATCATAGCTCTTGATCATCAGTGATATTTATACTTTAATCCGTAAGCTATTGTCTACAAGCAATACCATATTTCTGCCTCTCactcttctccacttaaataccaggccTTTTTAAATGGAAAAGTTTGAACCAGTGATGTGCGCCTAACCACACATCACACATTGCCCTCTTAAAGCCCTGGGGGCAGTACCATTAACCttagttgcgcggactcttcacttttgatgccgcacccgtctcggattctccaaaaatacactacttttggcgaatccgacacgcacccgttggcacttttgaagagtccgagcaacatagccaTTAACCTGTCTCAAAATGTTATTTCTGTTGGTTTCATATGATCTAATAATTAAGACATCGTATTTAACGAGATTTGATGTCTTCAGTTTTTCACTTAATTGTAGTTTTCCTCTGCTAACTTTGCTATTTTGACTTTGCTCACATTGCCTGTATGAGGCCCGGATAAGGTAGGAGGTTTGTGGTTGTTTGGTAGTTAGTATACAACTAACCAATTCATGATGAATCCTTACGATTCGAAGAGATGAATTTACATTGAGAATTGGTGGGTAGCAGGGATTGATATAGCTGATATCTAGTTGTTTAAGACTGAGGCGTAGCAATTGTTTCTGTTGAAAAATGTATTCTCAGGTTGTTGAACTGTCCACCTTAATTTTCCTGTTTCCTCTTGTAAATGTCCTCACTGACAAGCTTTGGTGTGAAGTGTGGGGTTAGATGTCATCACAACTACTCATAGATAGCCATATCCCAAAAGGTCATTGTGTCCATGTTTAGGGGTAATAGGGAACAAAGCTAGGTCATTATCTAATACATTTGTTCGGCAATAAACTCAAACATGAAGGAAACATGTTCAATGATTGACCTTTATTAGATTGTGAGTCTTTTACTTTCTTGACCGCAATAAACATGCATTCACTGCATGACTAAGATTCAATTTTCCTTGATGACTTAGTGCATTTGTTTTCCTTCCCCCATAGTACAAGGTCGGTTTTTCGAACTTTCTGCTTAGACAATAGCAGCAGATACAGTAAAAGAAACTTAAATGATGATTCTACCTGCCACTACTAGTTGATGTTAATATGTAGGCTTAATACTCATATGGTTCTAATTGGAGTTTATACATGTTAAAACTGATAAATCAGATGAATCTGTCAAGAATAGTTGAATGGTAGTTTATCCATTTTCCAACAAAAGAATTGTGTTTACATGTTGTATGTAGCACTGATACTATATTGATTGTTAGATAATATTTTGGTAACAATGGTGTCATGTCTAGCTTGCACGTACTTTTGGTGAATTCACATGGTACATATTACACTTCCCATATAGATATTAAGTACGCCTTGCCTGCTTAGGTTTAGGTTTAAGTAGATGGGTGTATCCACATAGGAGACCTTAGTTCCCAAGGTTGTTACTCCTGTTCTTTGACCACTAGGCCATCCTCTTAGGGTCCTGGGTTATTGACTAATATTTGCCTCTCAAGATTGAACTAGCGAGG
Proteins encoded in this region:
- the LOC125861835 gene encoding ATP synthase subunit epsilon, mitochondrial, with amino-acid sequence MASNAAAPFWRSAGMTYITYSNLCANLVRNCLKEPYKAEALSREKVHYSISKWADGKPQKPTLRSDTPED
- the LOC125861811 gene encoding exocyst complex component EXO70A1-like produces the protein MDDIEKIKATRELLKCSIEKSRKLGVEISERCWRLESCEQRLDFLSFSLRDLSCKCTLYTMSTHDVDRVIGPASSVVMIFNVICGFEKSLSTDDVSDDVLAYLTTVKRMEEALCLLTNNCKLVVSWLDTSSCCDSSWYVRKVNKCLSIVRGLQGTEERFRANGGVLMIALDKVEIEFASMLRGITPLSVALPDVIRNVQGVVERLSVNGRVEKCMSVYVEVRSLNMRKALEGFDLDYLEEISLTEFDSVLSVEHYIDQWDKHLEFVVKYLLDTEHRLCVEVFRKAAFKDRCMECFARVAVQSGIHSFIKFGNMITEGKKEAIKLLKLLNMFGSLNKLRSDFNRLFSGSACGEIQTQTRDLIKNVVNGTCEIFWELSLQVELQRTTSPPVDGSVPGLVNFVVEYCNQLLEDEYWSTLIQVVEIHQGWNHESFEKGLLLNEMQNIVTALGLNIETWAKRHEDASLSSFFLMNNHWYLCKYTRGTKLGELMGNEWVTGHEEYMEYCETIYLKESWEKLPALLNEEGLVLFPGGRAIDRQVVKKKLKEFTEAFDEIYKKQSNWELCDKGLRWRVRQLVLHVVLPSYSSYLEKYASSIVFEVTSTADQRVKYTAKTLGNMITCLFEPTVGKYGNSTKCTELSDKVNSSFVTNQLSSTPAAA